In the Candidatus Rhodoblastus alkanivorans genome, one interval contains:
- a CDS encoding sigma-54-dependent Fis family transcriptional regulator — MSKTNGPGASRTPSETGGDLDRALREHLHFSPDAGHILLYGQRMLLFHAAAFADLRRELIERLGLGQAREIMMRLGYQQGFDDGVRIREDNCRRKVDEMLSMGPRLREMEGFVRNHPIDAMVCDGERGAFWGNYFWSASFEAQAHLDHCGPSGEPACWMMVGYANGYCTAVTGMPILWRELECVAMGHSRCRVVGRALADWRNLDEDEAGLLQLTPLAAPGAGAGPIGEAFDNFVGSSAGFKAAADMVRRAARADATVLFLGESGVGKERFARALHAMSRRADKPFVAVNCAAIPQELVESELFGVERGAYTGADRARPGRFERADGGMLFLDEIASLPLPAQGKLLRALQEREIERVGDTRVRKVDVRIVAAANQDLRKEVAEGRFRADLFYRINVYPVSIPPLRHRRDDIPLLVSFFIQRISSQYDKRIAGFTRRAHRALWDYDWPGNVRELENIIERAVILCDDHEAIDIRHLFTGGEEFRAASFEVGLDGAPRDGAEEAPAPLVEAILADFYSFEALERDLLRAALQQANGNLSAAARLLKMRRGQFEYRLKKHAQEMI, encoded by the coding sequence ATGTCCAAGACGAACGGCCCTGGCGCCTCGCGGACGCCGAGTGAAACGGGCGGCGATCTTGATCGCGCGCTTCGCGAGCATCTGCATTTTTCGCCGGACGCCGGCCATATCCTGCTCTATGGCCAGCGCATGCTGCTGTTCCACGCGGCCGCCTTCGCCGATTTGCGGCGGGAATTGATCGAACGGCTGGGACTCGGGCAGGCGCGCGAGATCATGATGCGCCTCGGCTATCAGCAGGGCTTCGACGACGGCGTCCGCATTCGCGAGGACAATTGCCGGCGCAAGGTCGACGAAATGCTCTCCATGGGGCCGCGGCTGCGCGAAATGGAGGGATTCGTCCGCAACCATCCGATCGACGCCATGGTGTGCGACGGCGAGCGCGGCGCCTTCTGGGGCAATTATTTCTGGAGCGCCTCCTTCGAGGCTCAGGCGCATCTCGATCATTGCGGCCCGAGCGGCGAGCCCGCCTGCTGGATGATGGTGGGCTACGCCAATGGCTATTGCACGGCGGTGACCGGCATGCCGATCCTGTGGCGGGAGCTGGAATGCGTCGCCATGGGCCATAGCCGCTGCCGGGTCGTCGGCCGCGCGCTCGCGGACTGGCGCAATCTCGACGAGGACGAGGCCGGCCTGTTGCAATTGACGCCGCTGGCCGCGCCCGGCGCCGGGGCGGGGCCGATCGGCGAGGCTTTCGACAATTTCGTCGGCTCCTCGGCCGGCTTCAAGGCGGCGGCCGACATGGTCCGGCGGGCGGCGCGCGCCGACGCCACCGTCCTGTTCCTGGGCGAGAGCGGCGTCGGCAAGGAGCGTTTCGCGCGGGCGCTTCATGCGATGAGCCGGCGCGCCGACAAGCCCTTCGTCGCGGTGAATTGCGCGGCCATTCCGCAGGAGCTGGTCGAATCCGAATTGTTCGGCGTCGAGCGCGGCGCCTATACCGGCGCGGACAGAGCGCGTCCGGGGCGTTTCGAGCGCGCCGACGGCGGCATGCTGTTTCTCGACGAGATCGCCAGCCTGCCGCTGCCGGCCCAGGGCAAATTGCTGCGCGCGCTCCAGGAGCGGGAGATCGAGCGCGTGGGCGACACCCGCGTCCGCAAGGTGGACGTCCGCATCGTCGCGGCCGCCAATCAGGACCTGCGCAAGGAAGTGGCCGAAGGCCGCTTTCGCGCCGATCTGTTCTATCGCATCAATGTCTATCCGGTCTCGATCCCGCCGCTGCGCCATCGGCGCGACGACATTCCGCTGCTCGTCTCATTTTTCATCCAGCGTATTTCCAGCCAATATGACAAACGCATCGCCGGATTCACCCGTCGCGCCCATCGCGCGCTTTGGGATTATGACTGGCCCGGCAATGTGCGGGAGCTGGAAAATATCATCGAGCGCGCGGTGATCCTGTGCGACGACCACGAGGCGATCGACATCCGCCATTTGTTCACGGGAGGCGAGGAGTTCCGCGCCGCCAGTTTCGAGGTGGGCCTCGACGGCGCCCCGCGCGACGGCGCCGAAGAGGCGCCCGCGCCGCTCGTTGAAGCGATCCTGGCCGATTTTTATTCCTTCGAGGCGCTGGAGCGCGATCTGCTCCGGGCGGCGTTGCAACAGGCGAACGGCAATCTCTCCGCCGCCGCGCGCCTCCTGAAAATGCGGCGCGGGCAATTCGAATATCGGTTGAAAAAACATGCGCAGGAGATGATCTGA